A segment of the Macrobrachium rosenbergii isolate ZJJX-2024 chromosome 8, ASM4041242v1, whole genome shotgun sequence genome:
agagaaagagagagagagagagagagagaaaaaagtagctaaggactgagagggagggtgggacctcccttcctgccctgtgttgcttctctttctcttcctatctctcttttcagagagaaggagaaagagagacagagaaagaaaaagaaagaagaagaagaagagagagagagagagagagagagagagagagaatgaggaaaagaaaagagagaggagctaaggactgaaagggagggggtggacctccttcctgccctgtgctgcttctcctcttcctatctctctcagagagagaaggagaaagagaaagagaaaggaagagaaaggaagaaagaagaagaagaagagagagagagagagaggaaaagtagctaaggactgagaGGGAGggtggacctccttcctgccctgtgctgcttcttcctcttcctatctctattctcggagaaaaaggagaaagagaaagagacaaagaaaggaagaaggaaggagagagagagagagagagagagagagagctagctaggACTGAAAGgaaggggtgggacctcccttcctgccctggagtgctgcttctcctcttcccatctctcttttcagagagaagagagaaagagaaagagacagagaaaggaataaagaaggaggagagagagagagagagagagagagagagagagagagagagagaagagaaaaagaaagtagcTTAGGACTGAGAGGGAGGGGACTGGGGACCTGGGaccttcctgccctgtgttgcttctcctcttcctatctctctttcagagagaagagaagagaaagagaaagagacagagaaaggaagaaagaagaagaagaagaagaagagagagagagagagatgaaaagtagctaaggactgaaagggaggggtgggacctcccttccgtccctgtgctgcttctccccTTCCTatctctcagagagaaggagaaagagaaagagacagagaatggaagaaagaagaagaagaagaagagagagagagagagagagagagaggaaaagtagctaaggactgaaagggaggggtgggacctcccttcctgccctgtgctgcttctcctcttcctctctctcttctcagagaggaggagaaagagaaagagacagagaaaggaagaaggaaggagagagagagagagagagaggaaaagtagctaaggactgaaagggaggggtgggacctcccttcctgccctgtgctgcttctcctcttcctctctctcttctcagagagaaggagaaagagaaagagacagagaaaggaagaaagaaggagagagagagagagagagagagagagagagagagagagagagagagagagagagagagaggaaatgcctGCTTCCTGAAAGGTGCAGGTCGGGCCCATCCGCCTGCTGGACTGGAGAAGGACCCTCGACAGCTGTTGACTCTCACCCCGAAAGATGAGCTCATCCACCCAAAgaacagccgttgactctagccagtgagagttcttCCGCCTGACGAGTTGGAAACTCGCCAGCCGTTGACTCCTGCTGGCAGAGTTCGTCCGCCTGTCCGCTGAACAGCCGTTGGCTCTAGTTGGGTATGAGTCCCTCCTCCTGACGCGTAGGTTGGGAGAGATCCTGGCTGGAGTGGTAGGGATCGCCAGCTGTTGACTCTCACCCCTGAGAGCTCATCCGCCCGCTCGTTgaacagccgttgactctagccagtgagagttcatCCGCCTGACGAGTTGGGGGAAACTCGCCAGCCGTTGACTCCTGGTGGCAGAGTTCGTCCGCCTGTCCGCCGAACAGCCGTTGGCTCTAGTTGGGTAAGAGTTCCTCCTCCTGACGGTAGGTTGGGAAGATCCTCGGCTATGCCTCCCGCCTCCGAGCAGCcattgactctagccagtgagagttcctccgcctgacAGATGAGTTGGGGAAACTCGCCAGCTGTTGACCCCTGCTGGGAGAGTTCTGTCTGCCTGCTGGGTGTGGGGAAAGCACAACAGCCGTTGATCCTCCCCGAGAGAATCATCCTTTATCCTACCGTTGTTGTTGATCCAGTGGCTTCTCATCCTATGGCTTTCTTGTCCTCTTATTTCCTGTGAGTGCCGCTTTTCTGCAAGGGATTGCTCTTCCTTCCCTCCAGTATATGACGTTCCTCTTGGGCCCACTTTCCACGgatacatttaaatttttcctcaaaatcgTCTTTTCTCATTTGGCTGCGATGTTCTTTGTAAAAAGATAGTAATCCTCCCAGTTTTTTATCCATCCGCACCAATTCCTCCTGCACCTCTTTCGTGGTTCCAAGCACTACCTCGAGCTGCCTGCGCAGCTTATCGTTCTCATCTCGGAGGTTCTTGTTCATATCCTCGGTATGCGCGGCATGTTTGCCCATATCTTCTTTGTCGAAAGTTCAGCTGGTCGATCTTCCTGTTCAGCTGATTGATCAGACCATCTTGGTTAACAGCCTCCTCCTTCAACTTCTGCAGGCATTCCTCATTCTTCCTTCTCTTTGATCCCTACGTCGCAGGAGTTCTGTTTTCTCCTGGAGGTCGCACTTCATCATCTCGTTCTCTTTTTGAACCCTTTCCAGTTGGTCGCCCATTTGGCGAAATCGGCGCTGCAGCTCTATACCTTCACTCTGGCACTTCCGAGTAGCTTGTTCCTTGTCGAGCTGTTGTCTTTTCATCTCGCGGTTCTCCCTTTCGGCCTCCTTCAGCCTTTCTGCCAGGTTCTCTGCAGCCAAGTCTTTCTTCTGGTTCTTGCACTCGGCTTCCTCTAGACGCGCTTTTAGGCTTCTGATGGCCAACTGAAGGTTCTCGTTATCATCTCTCATTGTATCCTCCCTCCTCAAGAtactgagattttttttctccaaatcgTCGATGATTTGTTGCAGCCGTAAGTTCTCCTGTCGTTCTTTTTCCAGCACCTTTCTGTTGAGGTGAGCTTCGGCCTCTTGAAGGCCTATTTTATCCTGCAATTGTTCATTGGCCATCCTCTGTGGGTCGACCTTCAGGGAAATTCTGGGAAGGTGAGGCGTGTTTTCTCTTCTCCTCCGCCTCTCGGGTTTGTTCCTTCTTGCCTTGGTGTTCCATCTCCTGgcgtctctctctcgctcgggAATCACACACGACCTTGGTAGTGGTGTCCTCCTAAATTTCCTGTCCTTCGTGGTGTCTTCTTTCCTGTAATCCTGCTGTTGGCATCTATCTTCACACAAGTCCAGGTTTCTTGTCTTCCCAGCATCACATACTGACCGGTCCACGTAATCTTTCAGTCCTGACACTAACTTTTCAAATTTGGTAATATGGCCCCAGAATTTTGTTTTGGCCACATTCTACTGAAGGTTTTCCCCTTTTGGTTCTGCATCagatctttccttttcttctctccgGCCTGTTTTTCTGCAAAGATTTCGTTCtgtttctcctttcctcctccggACGAGGTCCTCTTctttgaaaagttaaatttttcttgTCTCTCATTCAGGCAATAATTTTCGATGTCCAATGTGCCCCGTTGCGCCAACTTCATTGCCAACTTCTCAAAGGCCATCGTCAATTTCCTCCTTACGACCTTCTCATCTTCATGGTCCTTCCTGAGAACGGTCATGTCCTTCAAGATCCTGTCCAAAATGTCCTTCAATTCCAGATTGGTCTTACTCTGTCCATCATCACCAGTCGGTTCTGCTGCTGCTTTCCGGGGTGATGTCACCCACCTTATTAACTTATTTCCTGCCCAAGCAAAGTGGACCGCAGCAGGAGCAACCACAACCATTGCAAATGGAGCTCCAATGCGGCAACAAACTTCTGGGCATCCAATATGATTCCATGTGAACATACCTCCAAGGGTAGTAATAAAAGTACCAAGTATATTTCCAAAAGGCTGAGACATTGTCTTAGTTCTCTGTGCCAATCTTCCTCGGCTGCGCTAAGCTTATCGAAGGAATATGACGCCTGCTCCGCGTTGGGGAATCCATACAGAGTGGGACCCTTCATTGCAGTGGCGTCGTGAGGGTTGCTGGCGCCCGGGGGCAAAGTGTTTTATGGCGCCCCCAAAGGGGATTGAGGGGCGGAGGCGGGGAGGACTATTTTTATTTGAGTGTGCTAATCTTGGcaggaaatgtttgccttcattattttagatatattgtgttgaaaacaaaaattctaatttgcataataataatctggaatgACAGAGCACAAaccgaatttgcaaactgaaatagtttattttacatataatgaaTTGGATGGTatacgaaatttgtggcttagaATTTGTTAAGATAAAATACGTCCCAGTGTACGAGTATGTGACGAAAAATTCATCATTAGCCAAGCGTCACAAACAGCTATAACGATTGAGGGgcttgatatcgattctaattacaaaaacctgaattcgaaaGGCGTATGTATAGAAGAGCcgatatcatcttatatctctctAGATGGTCCAGAGGTCAAAAGTCACTATACgccgttgtttctaaaccaggcagctgatcaaatcccactggtgacgaaccACTTCTCATTAATAACTCCCATTGGCTTAATATCGATGAAGacaaaaaatgtcacggtgtatgtgaaaaaaaatatgctatgtatttatatatatacagtatacatgtgtgtgtatgtgtgtatttatatatatatatatatatatatatatatatatatatatatatatatatatatatataagataaatacatcatatattcaatataaaagataaatacatcatatattcatatatatatatttgcagtcatattcttaaatatattatcagagttcagtaatatatatatatatatatatatatatatatatatatatatatatatatatatatatatatatatatatatatatatatattatatatatatatatatatatatatatatatatatatatatatatgtgtgtgtgtgtgtgtgtgtgtgtatatatagatggacagatagatagatagatagacagatatgtatatatacatatatatatatatatatatatatatatatatatatatatatatatattatatatatatatatatatatttatatatatatatatatatatatatatatatatatatatatatatatatatattatattaagaaCGTCCTCATAATGTCCAATTCTGCTCTACCTCggacataatatatttatttatatatgttacccgaaggggaatttttagttgataataagttagtcgtctcatgggctcgaaccaccgaagacaagaactcaggactacagtgacgcgaatttaacCACATGGCCGTGTTgttaaattcgcgtcactgtagtcctgagttcttgtcttcgatggttcgagcccacgggtcgacgaacttattatcaactaaaaattccttctgcaacatatatgaaaatatattatgtccgaggtagagcaaattggatattaaaggacgtttgtagcttacttaatgcttgtatatgaatcacggtaatgtgataaaaattcatttatatctatatatatatatatatatatatatatatatatatatatatatatatatatatatatatatatatatatatatatatatatatatatatatatataagcgattaCTGAGCTCTGGTAGTGATTAGAACTGACtgaaaatgatatatatgaatataagatgtatttatcactttttgtttgtttatggctatcttgaaaatgacaaaattcaaaGGTCATGTATCAAGACTGCTGCTGAATACATTCGAGGCTTGTGTGATGGGTCATCTATAACTGCTTTGCAAGAAGCATGGTTCTACAAAAGCGAATTATCCACTGAACAAAAGATTCACGGCAATTTTCCGCATTTTCGAGATCTTCAATGAAGGATGATGTAATGTGGAACTGCAATGAGGCCGACCATATGGAGGATTATCTTTCCTTTGCCATAAGTCTTTGTCTCCCTTTATCAAAattggccagccctaggagagctgttaatcagctcagtggtctggtaaaactaaggtatacttaactttgtagcatataatgatgatattatttaGGGGTTGTCCCTTATGCTGGAAAATACCTCCattttacttgttaatgtatatatgCCTACTAATAGAAATGAAAACGTTGGCATATTTCTGGAGAAGATAGGAAAATTATCATCTATAACTGAAGCTGATGCACACGAGAACTCTGGCATTCTTGGTGACCTTAACTCTGCGCCTCGTGCAGATTTTGAAGAACTGGTCTCGCTTCGTGCTTCTCATATGGTACTGGCTGACGTTTGCAATCTGCCAGTTGGCTCATACGCTTATATTAACTTAACTTGGCTCGTTGTCTAGTACGTGGACTGACCACTGCATTTAGCTAATTGCCAAATTGAGTAAGATTGCTTACAATCTGATCATTTACCACTTACAACGGCTATCTATGTTGATCAAATTCCTAAGTTCGCTGCTGTCAGTGAACGAAGTTTGCAGATGATTGACTGGGATTTTGGTGAAGTTttgagagaaatgtttttttagtcttttaaaagCAAGCTCTCTAATATTAATACAGGCATGCACGTTCTCTTGTGTTCTAATCATTACTGTCATTCCGTTGATCACAAACTATATACATGACAGATGTGATGAACTGTGTACTACTATAGGGACCACCGGAAAAGAAGTACTCGGTACTAATCGAAAGAGATATAAAATTGTGCCTGGCTGGTCGGATTTCGTTCTTGAGGCCCAGGACATTGCTCGTGACGCATTCCTCCTGAAGGATGACTGGTTCTCCGAGAGAAGGAACGTGGCCACTGCAAATGCGACAGACTGGTTCTAGGTTTAATTAAACTAGCATGCAAATGGTGTCGACAGCATAAGGAGCAGTTAAGAGCGAGAGCACTTGGTCAGAATCTAGTctctaaaaatatgaaacatttttggTCAACCGTAAATTACTCACTAAAGAGAAATGCGCTAATATCCCCCATAAAATTGAAGAGGCCGCAGGTTCTGAACAAATGCTCTTACTGtggaaaaagcattttcaatctGTTTTAAATATCATGCAAGAAAGCATTGCTAGAAATAATgtagaaagaaaacttgaaataagtgATGGTATCTTTAAATATGTTACTCTTGATGTGGTGAAGAAATCTGCTCATCCTTTGTCCATCAGTAAAGCAGTGGGCTCTGATGGTATCTCTGCAGGGGAAGTCTATAAGTATGCTCCAGATTATTTGTTCCCGTTGATacgcttctttttttattctttccttatgTACTCGCTTTTGCCTGCTTCTGTTATGAAAGTTACAATAGTCCAGCTTTTAAAGCATTTAACTAAAGACCCTGCGCAGTTAAGGACAAATATAGGCCAGTCGCAATTGCTACTCACATTTCTAAAATGCTAGAATTAGTAACATTAACAAATACAAGGGgatttttatatacaagtaaGTGTCTGTCTGGGTTTAAACCAAATCTAGACACAGAAATATGTGGCTGTGCTTTAAAAAATGTTGTCAATTATTACCATGTAAAAAAATAAGCCTGTATTTCTATGCTTTTTAGATGCCAAAGCAGCATTTGACTGGGTGAACTA
Coding sequences within it:
- the LOC136841206 gene encoding puff II/9-2 protein-like, with product MANEQLQDKIGLQEAEAHLNRKVLEKERQENLRLQQIIDDLEKKNLSILRREDTMRDDNENLQLAIRSLKARLEEAECKNQKKDLAAENLAERLKEAERENREMKRQQLDKEQATRKCQSEGIELQRRFRQMGDQLERVQKENEMMKCDLQEKTELLRRRDQREGRMRNACRS